The genomic segment CCTGCACCACCTGGAACTCGCGCACGCCGGGCGCGTCGCGCAGCACGTAGATCACGGCAAGCGCGTGCATCAGCTTCCCCGAGGGCGTCACGAGGAAATCGGTGCGGCGCCCCTCCACGCGCGCAAGCCGCGGGAGCCCTCGGCCGCACGCGCACGGTGTGGGCTCCAGCGCGCCGATGTCGCCGGTGCGGTAGCGGATGATCGGCAGCGCGTACGATTCCAGGTTGGTGAGCACAAGCTCGCCGGAGGTCTCGCCGGGCGCCGCGGGCAGCACCTCGACGTGCATGCCCTCGGCGGCGATGTGGAGGCCGCCGGCGGGGCATTCCAGCGCCACGAGTCCGCCGTCACGGCAACCATACTCGACGGCCACGGGACTGTGGAACGCTGCGGCGATGGCCGCGCGCTGGAAATCGTAGAGGGGCTCGGCAGTGGTGAAGACGGCGCGCGGCGCGTCGGCCGGGGGCAGGCCGCCGGTGCGATCGAGGTATCCCGCGAGCAGGGCGAGGGCGCTCGCGTAGCCGTAGAGCTTCCCGGGGCGATAGGCCCGCACCACGGCGGCGTAGCGGGCCAGGGCGGGCTCGCCCAGGTCGAACGCCGAGAGCAGTCGCGAATTCAAGAACCAGTCGCGCAGGGACCGGAGGCGGTCTTGCCGGCCCAGCTCGATGGGCGAGCCCCAGAGCGCGACCTCGCGGGTTCCCATGTCGGCGCCAAACCAGCGGTGGGCGCGCAGACGCGCGGCGTCGGTGAACGCCGAGCGCTCGCGGTCAACGAACACGGTCACGGGCGCCCCGGTGGAGCCGCCGGTGCTCAGCCGCTGGACACCGCGCAGAGGCGTCCGCGGCTGAAGGTCGACCAAGCGCTCGCGGAGAATGTCCTTGGTCAGGGCAGGCACACGCGCGAAGTCGTCGAACGACTGGACGCGCGCGGGGTCGATCCCATGCGCATCGAGCAGACGACCGTAGTAGGGCACTTCACGATGAGCCCAGGTCAGATGCCGGCGGAGGCGCTCGAGCTGCAGCGCACGCAAGGCGTCCGGCGTGAGCCACTGCGTGCGCTCGAGCTCGGCGAGCTTGGCATGCGTGGGCTTCCCCTTCAGGCGCTCGTGCAGCGGGAAGACCACACGGTTGACCAGGACCGGGTGCATCAGCGACGCGCCTCCGCCTCCGGCTCCGAAAGGCCCGTCAGCGCCCCCTCGGGACCGAGCACCCGCCGGAACTCGTCGAGGACTCCACGCACCGCGCTGTCCCAGGAATGGGCCTGGGCGTGGGCAACGAGGAGATGTGGGTCCCACCGCCGCTCCAGGCCCTCCCCGATCGCCGCGGCCAGCGCGCGATCGTCCTGCGCGGGCACGAGGATGCCCAGGCCCTCGTGGCTCACGATCTCGGCGTTGCCGCCGACGCGGGTGCTCACCACCGGTGTCCCACAGGCGAGCGACTCCAGCAGCACGTTCGCCCAGCCCTCCGAGCGGGTAGCGAGACAGAAGAGGTCGGCGGCAGCCAGCCACGCTGCGATCTCGTCGTGGGGCCGCTCGCCCACCAGGCGCACGCGGTCCGACACGCCGAGGCGCGCCGCCGTGCCTTCGATGAGCGGGCGCGCCGAGTCGCCGGCCCGGTCGCCGCCCACGATCACGTAGAGGAGATCCGGGAAGCGCTTCGCGAGCGTGGGAAGCTGGGCGACCACGCGATGGTGGCCCTTACCTTCGTTGAGCCCGCCCACCGAGAGGATGATGGTGCGGTCCAGCGGCAGGCCGAGCGCCCGCCGTGCGTCCGCGGGCTCGCGCGGGACGAACACTTCGGCGTCCACGCCGTTGGGGATCACACGGATATGCTCGGCGGGGACACCGAGTCCGGCCGCGACCTCCTTCAGCGACTGGCTCACCGCGAGGACGCGCGCCGCGCGGCGCATCGCCCAGCGAAGCTGGGGGCGGTGGAGGGGATAGTGGCGCAGTCGCACGATGCTCCCGCGCAGTGTGATCACCACCGGCACGCGGAGGAGCCCGCCCAGCAGCGCGGCGGCGACGCCGTCCGGATAGGCGAAGTGCGCGTCGATGAGGTCGAATGGGAAGCGCCTTCGGAGCCGCAGCAGGAAGGGAAGGAGGCACGCCGCGTAGAGCATGCCGTCGCTCCACTTGGCGTAACGCGGCACGCAGAGGACGCGGGGGTGATAGACGCGGAAGCCCTCCTGTCCCTCGGTGGAAGGCACGCCCGCCCAGTGCGGGCGAATCCAGCTGTTGCCGGGGAACCATGGCACCGGGGCCACGACGGACACGTCGCAGTGCCTGGCAACCCGGCGCATCCGCTCCGCGACGAACACCCCGAAGGCGGGCTGCTGAATGTTCGGGAACACCGTGCTCAGCGTGAGGACGCGCATGTCAGTGGGCCCCCGCGAGGGCAGCGCCGGTCAAGCTGCCGTAGAGGTCCACGTAGCGCTGGATGATGTGCGGCCAACGCCGCTCCTGGATCATCGCCTCGCGCGCGCGGTCGCCGATGCGGGCACGGGCGCCGGCATCGCGGGCCAGGCGCGTGAGCGCATCTACCAGGGCCTCGCGCGACTCCGCGGGGACCAGCACCCCGGTGACGTCATGCTCGATCAACTCGGAGAGCCCCCCCAGGTCGCTAGCCACGACCGGGCGCGCCATCGCCATTGCCTCGAGGGGTTTGAGCGGCGTGACGAGCTCGGTGAGGCGCATGCGGCGACGCGGGCACACGAACACGTCGGTAATCGAGTAGAAGTCGCGCACCTCGGAGAACGGCACCTGACCGGCGAAGATCACCGCGTCCCCCAAGGGGGCGGCGGCCGCCCGCAGCGCAGCGTCTTCCTCGCCCCCGCCCACGAGGAGGAGGCGCGCGCCGGGGACCCGCTCGCGGACCGCGGGCAGCGCGCCGAGCAAAAAGCGCAGGCCTTCGTAGTGGTAGAACGACCCGATGAAGCCCAGGACCGGGCCGCCGTTGAGCCCCAGTCGTTCGGCCAGCGCATGCGATCGCTCCACCGGCCGGAACCACTCGGTGTCCACGCCGTTGGGCGCAACCCGGATCCGCTCGGCAGCGACCCCGCGTTCGATCAGCTCCTGCCGCATCGCCTGCGCGATCGTGACCACCGCGTCGGCGCGCTTGAACATGAACGTCTCGAGGGCGCGAGTGACCCGGTAGCGCAGGGAACCCTCGCGCGTGGTCCCATGGTCCACGGCCGCGTCTTCCCAGAAAGCGCGGGCTTCGTAGACCACGGGGATGCCAAGCCGCCGACTCACCCACAGCGCGGGAAGACCGTTCAGCACCGGCGAGTGCGCATGAATCACCCGCACGCGCTCGATGCGGGCGACGTCGCGCACGCGCCGGGCGAGACGCCACATGAGGCCGATCTCACGCGCGAGCGGGACCCACCCGTTCCGGCGGCCCGGCGTGCGGTAGTGCGGGATCCCGTCGCGCTCCTCGCGAAGAGCGGGCGCCGGCCCGTGCTTGGGCGAGGTTACGACAACGGGCCGCAGCCCGGCCGCCTTCTGGAACACCACGATGTTGCGGCTGCGCGTGCTGTACCCGCTCATGACGGGCAGAGAGTGGTCCAAGACGTGCAGGACAGTCATGCCGAGCACCTCAGCGGTGACACGAGCTGCGCGACCGCACCGACGTGGAATAGGTCGCCGGATCCCTTCGCCTCCCCCGAACCGATCGGTTCGATCGCCGCCTGAAGCTTGGCCGGCCCAGATAGACCGAGATCCGCCAGAAGCCCGATCGCGCGACCCCGGAGGGCCGCACTCTCCCGTAGCCAGGCGTTCCACTCATCGTAGCGCTCTTCGATGACCGCCCGGGTCTTGAGGGGAAAGCGGATACCGTATGAACGAAAGCTCTTGGCCCAGCGATGCGCCAGCGGGGAGCGCCGCAGCGGCAGGAGGGACTCCGCATACGGTATGGCTGCGTAGGCGGGAAAGTGCTTCCGGAACAGCCGGACGTAGAGTTGCCGGAACGCGGTGTAGCGCGGCGCGATCGTCCAGGTCGCCCGCAAGAGCGCATTGTCGCAGAAGAGGGGGTAGGCCACCCGTACGAACCGTCGGCATAGAACGCCCTGGTTGATCGTACTGTGCAGGGCCTTCTGCATGAGCTTGAAATCCCGGACGGCGACCGCGACCGATCCGTCAGGAGGCGCCATCTCACGGAGAACCGTCCAGATGTCTTGCAGAATGGTCGGCCGCTGTGCGGTCAAGAGACGGACGACATCGCCATCCGCGTGGCGCGCAAGCCAATCCGCAGCCCCCCGGTCCACGAGGCTCTCGTACAGTTCCTCCACAAGAGCCTCGAAGCCCACCTCCCGGACTCGCCGATCACCCAAGCGGTTCGCCAGCTGCATCCAGCGCTCGGGCCGGGAGAGGAACCGCCCGACATCATAGAAGCTCCCTCCGAGCAGCACATCGCCGGCGTACCCGTCGAGAGCTGTGTCAAGGCCATCCTGGCCAATGCGCCGAGCGGCCAGGTATCGCGAGGGGAACGCCGGCGGGCCACTCAGACGGAGCATCTCGTCGATCGAGGCCGACACCTGGCTACCCGGAAGGGGAACGTGGGTGAAGGACGCCCCTCGCACCGACGCAACTTGCCGCGCCAACATCACGTCGGCGAACTCGCGGGGGCCATAGCTATAACAGGGCAGACGCGCGGCATCGGGCCAGGCGGCCAGTATCAGACGCGAATCCATCCCGCCGCTCAGGAGGAGGGCGTTCCCATCTGATAGTCCGGCGACGCGGCGACAGGCCGTCCGCGTCAGCTCAGCGATCTGGTCGATGTCGGGACGGCGATCGGCGGGCCCCAGACGAATCGGGCTCAGATCCGTCGCCGTGACGGAGAGCCGGGCACTCGGGTCATCCCACTCGAGGGTGCACGCTGGAGGCAGCCGCCGCATCGCCTTCGAGTAGTAGCGGTCGCCTACGGTGTGCCCCAAATATACCAGCTCGGCGATCGCGGTGAGATCCGGCTCTCCGGTGACCAGGCCACACGCTGTGGCAAGGTACGGGGCGGTGGCCACCACACATCCGCCTGGCACGGGCGCGTAATAGAGCGGTATGGAGCCGACGCGATCGTTGGCCACGGTAAAGACGGTTCGGTCGAGATCGAGGGTCGCCACGTTGAACGAGCCCGCCTCGAGCATCGCGAGCGCCCGGTCGAGCCCGACGGACTCGATCAGTCGCACCAGCTCTCCCCGCTGTACGGCGGACGCACCGGGTCTGTCCGTCACGACGTATCCGTCCAGGGCGCACCCGAGTCGACCGCCGCGGCTCCACTCGATCACGGCCGCCCCTTCGGGTCTCCGTGGAGACAGGAGCGCGAGGCTGACGGCCCGGCCGTCGGTGTAGAAGTCGACCTCGGCGGGGGCCACCTGCTCGATTGCCGCGAGCATGCGCTCCCGCGTCAGCTCGAGCGCGGCGGACCCAAACCCGGCGAAGAGACCGTACATGTTCCGCTACTCGCGTCCCGGCGCCATGGAGCGCCGCGCGACGAAGAGGAACGAGTGTGCGGCGGCATTCCCGAGCGGGGGAACCGTGTCCAGAATCGCTCGCACGGGTCGCGCCTCCAGCAGGTCCTCCATCCAGGGCGTCTGGCGCGGAGGCAGCCGAAGGGCGGGCTGGCAAACGAAGCTGAGGCCCGCTGCGGCCAGCCAGCCTCGCACGTCGCGCGGCGGATACGAGCGGACGCTGGTGGGCCAACCGCTCAGACGCGCCACCATTCGCCGCGCAATCGCGACAGCGCCGCGCCCGTTGAGCGCCTCCACCACCAGCACCCCCCCGGGGCGCAGTACGCGGGTCATCTCGGCGATGGCGCGCGCGGGGTCGGAGAGAGCCTGCAGCACGCCGATCGATACCACGAGGTCGAACATCGTCGACGAGAACGGAAGCCCGTAGGCCTCGCCCGCGAGATAGGTACCCTTGCGGCCAGGGTCGGCGGCCATGGCCCGCTGGAGGCTCGGCACCGAGTAATCGAGCCCCACCGTGCGATAACCAAGCCCCGCGAGGAGACGCACGTAGGTCCCGCCACCGCAGCCCAACTCGAGGGCCCGTGCGCGTTCGGGCAGGCCAAGTCGCGGCACCAAGGCGGCGAACGTCGCCACGCGCCGCCGCAGGCCCGCGTCGGACCAGCCCGAGATGCGCGGCTCGTCGTCGAAGGCCGTCGCGAAGCGCTCGAATCGCGCCCGCCATTGGGCCTCGAACCGTCCGTCGTCAGAGGGCGTCCTCATGGCGTGGACAACCCATCGATGAAGGTGCGATGCCACAGTTCCAGCATGAGAAGCGCCCAGAGTGAGGACGCGTGATTGCCCACACCGCGCTGATGGCGATCCCACAGGGCACGCACCTGCTCACCCCGTACATATCCCCGCCCCAGCGCTCTAGATGACAGGAGGAGATCCTGGGCCATCTCCCGCAGCTCGCCCCGCAGCCAGCCGGCCAGCGGAATCTCGAAGCCCTGTTTGGGCCGGTGCACGGCGGAGGCGGGTACCCGCTGGTCAAGGTGCCGCTTGAGCAGATACTTGGAGACACGCCCTCGGTACTTCCACTCCGACGACAGCGACGCCGCGAACTCCACCACCTTGTGATCGAGCAGCGGAGCGCGCACCTCGAGCGACGAGGCCATACTCATCCGGTCCACCTTGACCAGGATGTCGTTGACAAGCCATGTCTTGAAATCTACGTAGAGGAGCTGGCTGAGCGGGTCGAGATGCCACACCCGCTCGAAGTGCCTTGCGAAGCCGGTGAACGAGTCGTGGCCGCCCAATGCCCGCTGGAACTCCGGATGGAGCAGCGCGGCCTTGTCGGCTGGCCGCAGCAGGGAGAGGTCCGAGAAGTACGCGCGCTCGAAGCTGGTGCCGAGATTCTGGAGGAAATACCTGGCCCGCAGCGGCCGCGGCAGCCAGTCCGCCTTGGGATAGATGCGGCCGAGGGGCCCCAGCACGCCGGCACGCGCCCAGGCGGGCAGGAGACGGCGCAGCCGTGACTCCCAGCGATTGAGCCCGTAGCGGCGTTGATACCCTGCGAAGATCTCGTCGCCGCCGTCACCGGACAGCGCCACCGTGACCCGTTCGCGGGCCGCCTTGGCGACGTAGTACGTCGGCAGGGCCGACGAGTCTGCGAAAGGCTCGTCGAGGTGCCAGGCCAGGCGCGGGAGGATCTCCGCGGCCCGCGCCTCCACCAGCACCTCGTGGTGCTCGGTGCGGAGGGCCTCCGCCACCGCGCGGGCATGCGGCAGCTCGTTCCAGCGTTTTTCGGTGAAGCCGACGGCGGTGGTCCGCACCGGCTGGTCCGAGAGACGAGCCATCGCCTCCACCACCGCGGTGGAGTCCACACCGCCGGACAGGAAGGCACCCAGGGGAACATCGCTGATGAGCCGTACCCGCACCGCGTCCGTGAACACCGAGGCGAACTCTTCCAGGGCCTGCGACTCCGTCCGCTCACGATGCCCGTCACACGGCACGTCCCAGTACTCCGTGAGACGAATCTGGCCTCGCTCCCACACCAAGTAGTGGGCGGGCGGGATCTGCTGAACGCCCTGGAGAATCGTGGCGGGAGCGGGGACGCACCCGAACGAAAGATAGTCGTCAAGCGCCTCGGCGTTGATGCTGCGCTTGAGCCCGCCGTCCTGTAGGAGCCCCTTCAGCTCAGACGAGAAGGCCAGGTGCTCCGCGTCGTGCGTGTAATAGAGCGGCTTCTTGCCCGCCCGGTCCCGGGCCAAGAGAAGGCGACGATTCCGATCGTCCCAGAGGGCGATGGTGAACATACCACGGAGGCGCGCCACCCACGCCGGGCCGTACTCCTCGTACCCATGCACGATGGCCTCGGTGTCCGATTTCGTGGCGAACCGGTGCCCCTTGCTGACGAGCTCGTCTCGGAGCTCCTGGAAATTGTAGATCTCGCCGTTGAACACCACCGCAACCGTGCCATCCTCGTTGAACATGGGCTGGTCGCCGGTGGAGAGGTCGATGATCGACAGGCGCCGATGGCCCAGGCCCGCGCCCCGGCCGAAGTAGAACCCATCGGAGTCGGGCCCTCGGTGCACCATGGTGGTGGTCATCCGGCGCAGGAGCTCCTGCGACACGGGATGGCCCGGATCCGTGTGAACGATGCCGGCGATCCCGCACATGTCAGCGGTCTCCCCGCCCGGCGGCGTGCAGCGGCGTGAAGCGGCCCGCCAGCTCCGCGTCGAAGACATACCGGTCGAAGCCGCCTGCACGGCGCAGGTAGCCCGCGTCCAGGCGATTCAGGGCGAGAAGATCCGCGCCCGTTGCGTTGTCGCCCAGCTCGGTGGTGACGGCGGCGAGGACGCCGGCGTCGCGCAGGAGCGCCTGGATGGGCTCCGTGACTCGCCCGCGGGGATAGGCGAAAAGGCGTGCGGGCCGTCCCAGCTCGGAGGCCAGACGGTCGAGGCTCTCCACGATCTCACGGCGCGCGTCCGTGAGGGAGAGCTCGTCGAGGAACGCGTGCGAGACCGTGTGCGAGCCGAGCTCGACTCCGGCGCGCTGCATCTCCCGCGCCTGATCCCAGGTGAGCAGATCGTCCCCGCCGAGCGCCACACCCGGAGCCGCCGCGAGAAGTGAGGCCACCGTTCCCTCGCGCTCGGCCCGCCCGAGCGCGTTCAGGCTCCGCACGATGCCGCGAGCCACCAGACCCGCGGACGCACCCGCGCGCAAGGACGCGAGCTGGGCGGTGAGCCACTCCGGCAAGCGGTGCGCAGGGGCGGAGGTGGACTCGCTCAGGCGCGCTACCGCGTGAGCGACGGCGTCCCACCAAAAGGGGGCACGCCGGTCGAGGGCACCAGTCACCACGAAGACCGTCGCGGACACGTCGTGCTTCTTGAGGATCGGGAACGCGTGCCGATAATTATCCCCGTAGCCGTCGTCGAACGTCACCGCCACCGCGCGAGCGGGGAGCTCGCCTCGCGCGAGACGCTCCGCCGCCTCCGCCAGAGGGAGCGGGGTGTAGTGGCGCGCCAGGTGCGCCATCTGCGCGTCGAACTCGTCTCGCGGCATCGCCATGGGCGGTAGCGCGTAGTCTTGCGCGGCGCGCACGGGCAGGACGCGGTGGTACGTGAGCACGACGAGCCGCTGCGACCCCGCCCCAACGCGTCGCCCGACCACGCGGGCCACGGCGGACTTCGCGCGTTCGCGGCCGCGGAGGGTCGTCCGCAACCTCCGGCGGCCGATCAGATCCTCGTAGCAGTCCTCGTAGGCTGTCACCATGCGACCCATGGCGTGCTCTGATTCCACGAGGGCTCGGCCCGCCGCACCCTGCGCCTTCGCGAGGCTCGGGTCGGCGAGCAGGTCCACGAGCCGGCCAGCCAGCGCCGACGGGTCCCGCGGCGGCACCAGATAGCCGCTGATGCCGTCGCGTACCAGCTCGGGATTGCCGCCCACGTCGGTCGCCACCACCGGCCGGGAGGCAGCCATAGCCTCGAGGATGGTGTTCGACATGCCCTCGAACACCGAGCTGTTGACATAGACGTCCGAGAGAGCCAGGAGGTCATTGATGTCCTGACGGACGCCCGGGAAGAGGACCATCGGCCCCACGCCGAGCGACACCGCCAGGGCTTCCAGCTCCCTCTGGTTGCCGCCGCCCCGCTCCCCGCCCACGATGACCAGCCGCGCCTCCGGGCGCGCCGCGCGCACGCGCGCGAAGGCCCGGATGAGGGTGGGATAGTCCTTCACCGGTCGCAGTCCCCCGACGCTCATTATCACCCGATGCTCGGGCGCCAGGCCGAGCGTCTCGCGGAGGGCCTCCACCGGGCCCGGACGCGCGAAGCCGTCGAGATCCACGCCGTTGGCGATGACGGACACGCGCTCGGCGGGCACGTCCCATACTGTCACGAGCTCGCGTCCGAGATCGCCGGACACTGCGATCAGACGCGACACGTGCCGGGCCAGCCACCGGCTGAGCCGGATCTGGCGCGCGGACGGCGGCTCCGCCTCCCGCCCGTGGAGCCCGTGCACACGGAGCGGCACGCGCGCGAGCGCGGCGGCGGCCACCGTATAGAAGAATGTCTGCCAGTTGTGTGAGTGGACAATATCCACACGCTCCCGCCGGAAGCAGGCAGCCAGGCGCGGGACGAGGCCAAGGTTGCGCCCGGCCGCCTTTCGCAGTTCGCGGACGGGGACGCGGGGGTCGAGCACGGGGCGTGTCTCGTCCCGTTGGAAGGCGAGGCAGCAGATCGAGGGCGCGAAGCGGGCGGCGTCGAGCCGATTCACCTGCTTGATCACCCCATGCTCCATACCCGAGAGGGAGAGCACGTTGACCACGTGCATGACGCGGATCGGGGTCCTCACGCGACGCGCACCGAGCCCGAGCGCGGCCGGGCGCCCTCACCAGGGTGCCGACGCAGCTCGCCGAGCACGGTCCGCGCCATCCCGAGCATCACGGCTAGCGTCATGGCGGGATCGCGCCAGGAGAAGAAGTCTAGAGCCAGGCGATGGGTGCCACGCAGCACCCTCGCGTAGGACGCGAGGAACGCCCAGGCCGAGTACTGCCCACGCGCGATGGTGGCGGCCGCCGAGCTCAGGTCTCCGGGATACCGGAAGGGCTCGAAATAGAGGGTGCGCCGCGGGCGGGGTGGCTCAACGGGCAACCCTTCGAGATCGGCGTAGTAGTGCCATGCGAGGTCAAAGTTCGCCTTGGCCAGGACGGTCGAGAACCCGGGAAGCCGCGGATTGATCTCCGTGAGGTAGAAGCGTCCGTCGGCGGGGGAGCGCATCCAGTCTAGGTGCGCGAACCCCTGCCAGCCGAGGTGCGTCAGCAGCCGCTCGGCGAGCGCCTCGAGTGGAGGGTTGGACACCACCTCCCCAGCGTACATGCGGCTGCCGAAGGTGCCGTCCCGGTTCATGTTCGTGCGGACCTTGCGCAAGGAGAGAAAGCCCACCGGCCGCCCATCACGCCGGTAGAGCGTCTCGACGCACCAGATGTCGTCCACGGCGCAATCGATCCACGCCTGCAATAGGATGCGCGGCCGCCGGGCCTGATTCTCGGGGCGGGCCGCTAGCTCCCGCATACGAGTCACCGCGCTCGGAAGATCGTCGGGCCCCGCGACCCGCACGTATGCGCCGCCCGCCAGCGTCGTGGCTTTCACCACGAGGGGATACCCGACCGCGACGGCCACCCTATGCGGATCGGCCGACTCCTCGAGGAGCCGGGTGACGGGAGTCGGTATCCCCAACTCCGTGACAACCTGCGAGCATGTCAACTTGTCGAAGCCGCGCTCCAGTGTGTCGGGCGGCGAGATGCCAAGCCGGTAGCCGGCGGCCGCCAGCGTGTCCCGATTCCCGGCCAGCACACGGGCGGACACGTCGTCCGACGGGAAGAGCACGCCGCGCTCGGGAAGATTCAGCAGCGTCGTCATGATCCCCTCCGCGTCCCCGAGGGGCACCTCCGGGACGCGGCGCGTCACGTAGCGCGAGTGGAAAGTCGGGCAATCCGGCTCGCGGCTGAGCGCCACCAGCGGCACGCCGCGCCGACCCAGCGGCGTCACGATTCCCTCGATCGCGCGGATGTCGGCGTCGAGGAGGATAGCCGGAGTCAGGCTCATGTCGCGTCAAGCCACCGACGCGCCCACTCCTCCAGACACAGGAGGGCCCAGATCTGGGACGCGTGATCCCGAGTCGCGGTGCTGTGCTCGTCGAGCAGCCGCGCGATCTCGGTCGGCTCCAGCCAGCCGCGCTGCCGGGCGCTCGCGCTCAACAGGACATCGCGCGCATACCCCTGAAGTTCGCCTCGGAACCAGGACTCCAGAGGCACGCCGAAGCCCATCTTGGCGCGTCCGAGCAATTCGGGCGGGAGGTCGGGGGCCACCGTGTCGCGCAGGATGCGCTTGCCAACGCCGTCTCGCAGCTTGAAGCGTGTGGGCATGGTCGCCACGAACTCCATGAGGCGATGATCCAGGAGCGGGACCCGCGCCTCGAGCGAGACCAGCATACTGGTGCGGTCCACCTTGGTGAGGATGTCCTCGGGCAGATAGGTGCGCACGTCGAGATACTGGAGCGTGGAGACGTAGTCGGGCGGGTGCCCTTCGGCGGCCACTTCCCGAAACCACGCCATGCGGGAATCCGTGCCCAGCCGCGCACGCGTCTCGGTGGTGAGGAGACGGCCCACGGACCGGGTCCGGTGGGCGGTCATCATCCGAAAGTAGCGGTCCACCGGCGACTCGCCGCGAAGCTCGGCATAGCGCTGACCCCAGGCCCCCGTCGGGAGCAGGCGACCCGCCGCACGGAACACCGAGCGTGCGAGGAGACCGGGCATACGATCCAGCCGCTCGTGAAGGGCCTGGGCGCTGGCGTAGCGCCGGTACCCCGCAAAGTTCTCGTCGCCGCCGTCGCCGGACAGCGCCACGGTGACGTGCTCCCGTGTGATCTTGGCCACGTAGTAGGTCGGCAGCGCGGAGGAGTCCGCGAACGGCTCGTCGAACTGCCAGGCGAGCTGAGGCAGGATGTCGAGCGCCTCCGGCTTCACTACGAACTCGTAGTGATCGGTGCCGTAGCGCTGGGCCATCAGCCTCGCCCACTTGAGCTCGTCGTAGTCGCTCTCCCCGAAGCCGATGGAGAACGTGCGCAGCGGGGCCGCGCCTCCGCGCGCCATCATCGCCACCACCGTGCTCGAGTCGAGGCCGCCGGAGAGGAAAGCCCCGAGGGGGACGTCACTCACCAGGTGGCTCTGGACCGCGTCCTGGAGCTGCACGCGCAGCTCGGCTCCCCAGTCGGCCTCGCTGCGTCGCTCGTCGGGGACGAAGCGCAGATCCCAGTACCGCTCGACCCGCGGCTCGCCACCGTCGACGTCGAGCACGAGGACCGACGCGGGCGGGAGTTTACGAATCGCCCGGAAGATGGTGCGGGGACTCGGCACATAGTGAAACGCCAGATAGTCCCCGAAGGCTTCCCAGTCGAGGTCGCGGGGCACGGTGGGATCCTGGAGCAGGCTCTTCAGCTCGGATGCGAAGAGGAGCCGGCGCCCATCCCACGTGTAGACCATGGGCTTGATCCCGACGCGGTCACGGGCGAGCACCAGCCGGCGCCGGTGCCCGTCCCACAGCGCGAACGCGAACATCCCGCGCAGGTGCCCAACGCAATCGACGCCGTAGGCCTCATAGGCGCGCAGCAACACCTCGGTGTCCGACGTCGTGACAAACGTGTGGCCCAGGCCCTCCAGCTCGCGCCGCAGGTCGCGGAAGTTGTAGATCTCGCCGTTGAAGACCACGGCGATCTGCTCGTCGGCGTTGAACATCGGCTGGTCGCCCGTAGTGAGGTCGATGATGGCGAGCCGTCGGTGGCCCAGCCCCACGGGCCCGCGCACATAGACCCCCTGGCCGTCCGGCCCGCGGTGCGCGAGCACGCCGGTCATGGAGGCGAGGAGCGCCTCGTCGACGGGGGCACCGTCCGCGCGAAGGAGTCCCGCGATGCCGCACATGGTCAGGCCCTCGGCGGGGCAGGCC from the Candidatus Methylomirabilota bacterium genome contains:
- a CDS encoding phenylacetate--CoA ligase family protein, with the translated sequence MHPVLVNRVVFPLHERLKGKPTHAKLAELERTQWLTPDALRALQLERLRRHLTWAHREVPYYGRLLDAHGIDPARVQSFDDFARVPALTKDILRERLVDLQPRTPLRGVQRLSTGGSTGAPVTVFVDRERSAFTDAARLRAHRWFGADMGTREVALWGSPIELGRQDRLRSLRDWFLNSRLLSAFDLGEPALARYAAVVRAYRPGKLYGYASALALLAGYLDRTGGLPPADAPRAVFTTAEPLYDFQRAAIAAAFHSPVAVEYGCRDGGLVALECPAGGLHIAAEGMHVEVLPAAPGETSGELVLTNLESYALPIIRYRTGDIGALEPTPCACGRGLPRLARVEGRRTDFLVTPSGKLMHALAVIYVLRDAPGVREFQVVQEALDYVRVRVVPAGELPAAARVAIAARIGGLFEGSARIEVEVADSVASPSGKHRYVISRVADAHVSALAGAA
- a CDS encoding glycosyltransferase, producing the protein MRVLTLSTVFPNIQQPAFGVFVAERMRRVARHCDVSVVAPVPWFPGNSWIRPHWAGVPSTEGQEGFRVYHPRVLCVPRYAKWSDGMLYAACLLPFLLRLRRRFPFDLIDAHFAYPDGVAAALLGGLLRVPVVITLRGSIVRLRHYPLHRPQLRWAMRRAARVLAVSQSLKEVAAGLGVPAEHIRVIPNGVDAEVFVPREPADARRALGLPLDRTIILSVGGLNEGKGHHRVVAQLPTLAKRFPDLLYVIVGGDRAGDSARPLIEGTAARLGVSDRVRLVGERPHDEIAAWLAAADLFCLATRSEGWANVLLESLACGTPVVSTRVGGNAEIVSHEGLGILVPAQDDRALAAAIGEGLERRWDPHLLVAHAQAHSWDSAVRGVLDEFRRVLGPEGALTGLSEPEAEARR
- a CDS encoding TIGR04063 family PEP-CTERM/XrtA system glycosyltransferase; amino-acid sequence: MTVLHVLDHSLPVMSGYSTRSRNIVVFQKAAGLRPVVVTSPKHGPAPALREERDGIPHYRTPGRRNGWVPLAREIGLMWRLARRVRDVARIERVRVIHAHSPVLNGLPALWVSRRLGIPVVYEARAFWEDAAVDHGTTREGSLRYRVTRALETFMFKRADAVVTIAQAMRQELIERGVAAERIRVAPNGVDTEWFRPVERSHALAERLGLNGGPVLGFIGSFYHYEGLRFLLGALPAVRERVPGARLLLVGGGEEDAALRAAAAPLGDAVIFAGQVPFSEVRDFYSITDVFVCPRRRMRLTELVTPLKPLEAMAMARPVVASDLGGLSELIEHDVTGVLVPAESREALVDALTRLARDAGARARIGDRAREAMIQERRWPHIIQRYVDLYGSLTGAALAGAH
- a CDS encoding asparagine synthase-related protein produces the protein MYGLFAGFGSAALELTRERMLAAIEQVAPAEVDFYTDGRAVSLALLSPRRPEGAAVIEWSRGGRLGCALDGYVVTDRPGASAVQRGELVRLIESVGLDRALAMLEAGSFNVATLDLDRTVFTVANDRVGSIPLYYAPVPGGCVVATAPYLATACGLVTGEPDLTAIAELVYLGHTVGDRYYSKAMRRLPPACTLEWDDPSARLSVTATDLSPIRLGPADRRPDIDQIAELTRTACRRVAGLSDGNALLLSGGMDSRLILAAWPDAARLPCYSYGPREFADVMLARQVASVRGASFTHVPLPGSQVSASIDEMLRLSGPPAFPSRYLAARRIGQDGLDTALDGYAGDVLLGGSFYDVGRFLSRPERWMQLANRLGDRRVREVGFEALVEELYESLVDRGAADWLARHADGDVVRLLTAQRPTILQDIWTVLREMAPPDGSVAVAVRDFKLMQKALHSTINQGVLCRRFVRVAYPLFCDNALLRATWTIAPRYTAFRQLYVRLFRKHFPAYAAIPYAESLLPLRRSPLAHRWAKSFRSYGIRFPLKTRAVIEERYDEWNAWLRESAALRGRAIGLLADLGLSGPAKLQAAIEPIGSGEAKGSGDLFHVGAVAQLVSPLRCSA
- a CDS encoding class I SAM-dependent methyltransferase — translated: MRTPSDDGRFEAQWRARFERFATAFDDEPRISGWSDAGLRRRVATFAALVPRLGLPERARALELGCGGGTYVRLLAGLGYRTVGLDYSVPSLQRAMAADPGRKGTYLAGEAYGLPFSSTMFDLVVSIGVLQALSDPARAIAEMTRVLRPGGVLVVEALNGRGAVAIARRMVARLSGWPTSVRSYPPRDVRGWLAAAGLSFVCQPALRLPPRQTPWMEDLLEARPVRAILDTVPPLGNAAAHSFLFVARRSMAPGRE